The genomic segment tttcttttcataaatGTGAATGAAAATAaacatttttttgttattttaaatataatgtAAAATATTTGCAAAGCTGCTTTTGAGGTGTAAGGTGTTATATTGGGttaaaattttgatatataGTTTCGACTGAATAATACATCATCTAAAACATTAcaacaaattcaattttttttaaaaataataatattaaataaataatcgaTGAGCTTCTAATACTGCAGTCTATTAATTtagtataaatttttttaggtatattttttataaaattattaattattagGAATCACAATGGATGGCATAcccataaaatttattttagttatgtacggattaattcaaaaatttaCTCTCTGAATCCGTCCAAATttgataaaaatttattttttttaaattttgtataaattttttttggataaattttCGTATAAAATTATTACCTCTACTTTTGGTTTTCGGACCAACATTTCAAAAACCTCAAATTTCTTAAAATCCCCCTTGCTATAAATCTGCCTCTCTGTCCTCAGAAGCTTCTCTCTCCCGCGGTTGCTTCTTGCATGGGTCTTCCTCGTGCTTTTCTCTAATCCCTCTTGCCAACTCCGCGTTCCAGGACTCGCCTTTTTCTTTCCGATTCGATAAAAACCCTTCAACGCAATGCTCGATTCCTCCGAAATGGCGGTCTTCTGGGTGCTCTGGCAGCCCAGATCTTTGCATTTCTAGGGTTTCAGCCCTATTCTCTGCACTCCCTGTGAAAAATTCCGCTTTTGGAACTCAGCATCGACCGGAGAAGACTCGTTTTGACCGATTTCCGCTTCATttctttgcttcttggattttGGAGATTGGAGGTTAGTCTCAACAAATCCGCGTCTTTCTACTGTTTTGATTAGTGTTTTTTTGTAGCTGAGAAGTTTTTTTGTTAGGGGTTTTGCGGTTTTCTCGGTCGTGTTCTGTGAGAGAAACCCCTGATCATTGATCTTGAGGGTTTTAAGGTATCTCAGATCTGCCATTGCTAGGGTTTTGTAGTGTGGGTGCTCTGGTTCGTCTTGCTTATCTATCGGGAGTTAATATATTTGTGCTGCTTGAGGTTGGAAGATTTGTAGTTATGGAGAAGGATAAATCCCCAGTCCATGGAGGTGTTGGTGGCGGTGGTGGTGGTTTACCACCTCCATCGTCTCGGTATACTGTGTTTGCCTCACCATCCCGTAGCTTCCCTGTTAAATGCGaggcctcatcttcttcttctattgCTGGGGCCGCTCCCGAGTCTGGCCATTTTAGTCGGGCAGCGGTGCCGGATGCCGGGCAGTTCAGTCATGATATAAGCGGAATGCCAGATTACCCACCAAGAAATGTCGGTCACCGGAGGGCTCAATCTGAGATTTTGAGCCTCCCTGATGATATTAGCTTTGACAGCGACCTTGGGGTTGTAGGGTCTGGTGAAGGCCCATCGCTGTCTGATGAGACTGAGGAAGACCCACTCTCTATGTACCTCGACATGGACAAGTTCACCTCGTTTTCTGAGACATCTGGGTTGGATTTGCCGGGGATTGAGACTTCAGTGACTGCACCAGCGCCTGCACCTAGTTTTCCTTGTCACACTGAAAATTCGGCCTCAGCTTCCAAAGAGAGGCCAAGGGTGAGGCACCAACATAGCCAATCTATGGATGGGTCTACAACGATCAAGCCAGAGATGCTGGCATCGGGCTCAGAAGGTCCATCTTTAGCGGAGACAAAGAAAGCCATGTCAGCTGCAAAGCTTGCTGATCTTACACTTGTTGATCCAAAGCGAGCAAAAAGGTTTGGTTCTTAAGAAAGACTTctctttaaaatatttaattggaTAAACATTGTCATTTCATTTTTCCTTTGAGAATTGCAAAGTTAATTGCATCGAAAGAATGCATTATTATGGATTTTACAATGCAAATAAGTTCCCATTCTTATTCAGCATAGGatagcaagaagaagaattgaAGTATTCAGAGAAGagaataattttagatttaatggagttctcaaagaaaagaataattttagACATCAGGATAGATCTATACCTAGGTTAGGAAGTTGCTAAACAGAAAAAGGATAATGGATCATATACTTGAATTCTATCTTATTAAGATTCATAATCCATTAAGTAAACTATAAAAATGATTTTTCTATCTCTAAAGCATCCGGGAACAAAACAAGTCAAGTATGAAGATTATAGGTCCTTGTGTTTCACTTCTCTTTAATTCCATAGGACCTCGTTTTTGGACAACTCCTCTCTGGGGACCTGAGCTAAGACTTTCTATGATTTTATGGTTTTGTTAGCTAACAACTGAAAGATAAATGAATGGAAAAAATTACGTTATACTTAATTAACGTAATCTGTAGGTTTTCCATGACTCAATGTATTATTAGGGATTTAGGATTACTTTCATGCGTAGCTTGATCGAGCATTTACCTGGCAGGTGGATTGTCTTGGACTAGATCAACAAGGTCTTAAATGCCTTGATCTTAATCTCTATGAAGTTTTATCTTACAATAGGAGGGAAGGGACCAGATATCTTCAAATTTGCTGAGTAAGACTAAAAAGAACACAACGGTTTTAGCTTAAATAATATTTCTTTTAGAGATTTCATGAGGGGTAATAGCAAGAGCTCTAGTTTTACCCACATCAAGGTTATTGATGGTGAGGGAAGAGTGCTTTGAAGGAAGTTAGATGAGGACATGATAGAAGAAGCTTTTGAAAGGAAGCACAGAAAGCTCTGAGCCTAATGGGTTCCACTACTTTCATACAAAAGTTTCGGCATGTTTGAGGAAGATGAGATGATGGGCACTCTAGAAATTTATTTTGGAATAGTTTACTTTTTATTGTCCTCATCCCCAAGTTAATGAATTTGTGGGTCTTATGATAATAGGTCCATtagttaattaaaataaataattctcGAGTTAAGTGCTAGCAAGATGAAGcaaatgaagtttggaaacattACTTTTTGGGAACCAAAGTGCATTTTTATTAAGGCAAGCACATAGAAAACACTATTCTTATAATTTGTAAGTTCAATGAACCatgtagatttatttatttttatttttttaggggTAAGGGGGGATTGATTGGGTGAAAACAGTTTTCTTTGATAGGTGGAAGAAAGGCTTATGGGAATGTGATTTTGGAGTTCTTATAACTTGCTTGAATAGAATGAGTTTAAGCAAGGTGGATTAGGTGGAATATTAAGATGAAGCTATTCGTGTTTTAAAAGGTGGCTGCAATATGCAGCCGGTCAAGAGACTGCATAGTGCATATATGGGTACATATGCGGTTACTCTTTTTTAATTGTTTAAGaacaaaatatattaaatatataacaACAACAGCAAAAATGAAAGTAATTTTTTGATAAGCAATAATCATGTTAATAGCAATAACAACTAACAGTTACCACTTCCACTTAGTAATTAATACCTAACAGCAATAGTTATAATGTAATTAACATTAGTAACATTATTAAAACCTATATCTGTCCCACATGAAATCAACATCAAACACAACCATCATCTGAACCTGATTCATCTGCAGGGACTGTAGTGGTCCTAGAATGCTAATTGGGTTACATATGTAGTTCTGCTAAGAGTATGCATATGCAGCTACATGCACCGCATTTTAAAACACGGGAAGAAATGCAACAAGTATATTGTACCCTAAAAGTTTATTTGCTTCTTAAAgactattttctctttttcttgactTTGATTGAGGTGATTATCAGTATCTTTTCCTTGAATATGCATTTCTTTCTTTGGACAAATATATGACTAACCTTAAGATGTACCGTATTTCTTTGGTTATGATGATATCTTACCCAAGCCTTTTGCCATCACATGCAAAGTTGTTTTTTAAACACGAAACTAAGTTGAGAAGGATTGCAAAATTGTAGATCTGGTTTGGCTCTATTCTGGCAGCAATATGTTCATTCtgggcttgtttggttcgcgggaagcatttttccttataggaatatgattcctaggaagaggatgtctgaaaaaatacttttggcatgtttggttgaccatgaaaaaatgacagatttctagagtgcttatgtttggttgaccatccactttcctagaaaagttatgtataattcttattatacccttaataaaaattaggtctttaatactTTGGATCAAATAAGGATCCTTGATTTGATGCTTAGATTCACAAACCCGTCCCTCCTATATAAGATCAAGAAGGgcctttttagaaaaaattaaaaatgtttCGATTTCCGGAtcacggaaaagtaacttttccatgtttctcatgggaaagactttttcatgaaacgtgggaatcatattcccacgggaatacaacttttgcgtctctctcctttgaaaactccaactaaacaagaggcatctctttactttctcattgaccacactttccctcctcttttcctgcgaaccaaacgagccctctaTCTATTTGTAATTTTGCACTGAGCCATTGATGCATCCTATATTGACAATCCCATTGGATCTTAACAATATTTCTTCTAAATCTGACGGTAGAGTAAACAACATCCAAGTACTTAGGATATCCATCCAGTCACTTCTTTCAGCTTGTTTATTTAAAATGTCTTACAGAAAAGGCCTGATTTCATAAAGCAGTCATGTGAGAGCCTTCATACTTGGATTATTATTGGAAATTACAAAATGGAGCACTAAGATCCAGCAATGTCAAAAAGTTAACAGAGATTGTATTTACCCTTTAATTTAATCTTTCTGCCAGCATTTGCTTAGTCTCCATGCTGATGTTACAAGTTTTCAGTAAAATCTTGGACGAGTTTTTTTTGCTTAAGCCAGCATTTCTTAAGCAGAAGCAATTTAGTCTATAGAATATATACATAAGTTTTCATATGCACTAATGATTGGCTTGTGCTTGCCATCACGCCAAATATTAGAAAGATGTATGATTTGCATTTCCAATTTTGGTTTTGGGCATTTTTTGTGCTCAAAGAGAGCTAGGTGACTTCGATAGTCTTAGTCCAATTTATGAGAATTTCATTGTATAAATAGAAGCGAAGAAATGGAAGATAAATCCAGATATGAGGCTTGTGATTACAATATGTTATTTGTGCAAGTTAATTTCTCATATAATCTTCAGATATAACCATTTCTATCTTCATGACATTATTATACAATTCCTTTTTTTTACATGGTCTTATATAACAAGTACTCTGGTGGAATATGATAGGATCTGGGCGAATAGGCAGTCAGCTGCTaggtcaaaagaaagaaagatgcgTTACATCTCAGAGCTTGAGCGAAAAGTGCAAACCCTGCAGACAGAAGCTACAACATTATCAGCTCAGTTGGCCATGTTACAGGTATTTTTATCCTACAAATCATGTAAATTGGGAGTTAGTAAGTCAGAAGGGTTCCTCTCTGTGAGTGCACATGCGATATttatacttcttttttttcttttcagtgATGCATGATAAGAAGGTTGGTTAGCATACCTTATAAGATGTTTTATTTGTAGGCCCCTGCATATTGGAGCCTTCATACCCACATCAGGTCACAGACTAACTTTTCCACAAAACTTATGTCTTGATTCACTTCATATTTATAACTATACAAACAGCTAAAGTTTGTCTTCTATGTGTTATAAAGGGTTTTCTCTGAAACAATTCCTATGGATTCTTGACTTAGGTATTCCATCCTGCAATCAAGCTTGCAGGAAAAACTATGATGCTAGTTATTACCGAGAATttgtttctttctatttttaagTGGTGGTTCTCAACTTGCACATTGAAATATATGTTCTTCACACTGAGGAACCATTATTTTAAAGCGATAAGAGAAACTAATATGGAAACAGCTAGTGTAAAATGCAGATACTTAGGAGATAAGCAAAATACTGTCCTTGACATTTTTCCAATTCATCTTACTCTAAGCACTGTCTTGTAAGGATCCCCAAATGTTCCAAGTTCTATCTAAAGACCAAAAAAAGACAATGCTATggtaatgattaaaaaaaaggtaGTAAGCTACGATAGTGATCATATGATGTTTGGAGTAAAGCATGTATTAGTAGTAAATCCGAATCAACACGCGCGCGCGTGCATACGCACACACAAGAGGACAAAGCTATGATAGTGATTAAGAAAAAGGACAAAGCTATGATACTGATGATATGATGTTGGAGTCAATCATGTATTAGTAAGGCaccagaagagaaaaagaagcatGAAGCTATTACAGTGATAATATGATGTTGGAGTAGAATGTATTAGTAGTAAATCTGACTTCATCTGGTTTCCTGACAAATTTCCTTCACCCTAGTAATAATATTTCAGTAGCATTCTATTTTTATTAGCTTCCTATGGGAAATGAACATGGAATGCTTACAAAGGCTGACTAGTCATTCATTCAATCGGTCATGTTGGCTAATCTTGACAGAGAGACACTACTGGATTGACTGCTGAAAATAATGAGTTGAAGCTGCGTCTTCAGACCATGGAGCAGCAGGTTCACCTGCAAGATGGTAAGTTCCCAGCTTTACAACCTTAAACATTGTGCATATCTTCAGATTATCTCCTTACcagatttccttttttttctgaatGACTTACTAGAGTTCTTTCATCAATTTTAATATTCATACTATGTTGGCTTTTTTATCTATTATATGTAATATGTTATAGTGGTCCACGAAGACAATATCTGATGGCAGCAGCAAAGACaacgaaaagaaaaaatgttGTCAAGATTTAGATCTTTCTATGATTTATCAGCTTCATTACCTCATCTGATTTGTTGAAAGTTTTAAGAATTTTATCAAACTGGGAATGTGTGGCTTGGCTTCCATGCCCTACACCAGATAATGTCATTtgctgaactttttttttttttcccaaatgcTTGGTGTAGCATTAAATGATGCTCTCAGAGAGGAGGTTCAGCGATTGAAAATTGCAACTGGGCAGGCAGTTCCTAGTGGTGGACAGATGATTAACTTTGGACCATCTTTTGGAGCCACTCAGCAATACTATCAGCACAATCCGGCAATGCAGTCACTTTTGGCTGCCCAGCAACTTCAGCAACTCCAAATCCATTCGCAGCATCTGCAACAAATGCATCTGCAACAGCACCAGCCTCAAGTCcaacagcaacagcagcagTCCCCGGCTGAGCTGAAAATGAAAGGAGTGATGACTTCTCAAAGAGAGAGCACTTCAGATAACAGCACTTCGCAGGAATGATTGATCAAAGGGAATATCCAGTAGTTTGGTTAGTTGGTGTTGAATATTCAGGTACCTATTGCAAATGCTTTTCTTGAAAGTACTTGGATGATGAAGATCTTTTAACAATCCACATTCGCTTGCTTTTTCGTCATGCTTCAGATAGACAATGCTATCTTTATGGGTAATGCCTTACTGTTAATAGCCCCACTTAAATTCTtgctgaattagattcaataaaTGTGGTGATTGCATAAGCTCGATGCTTTGTGACTAGAGTTACAGCCACCGTTTGCAACTCGTTGCAGTATACCGAGTGCCTGATCACCATTCAGATTCTCTTTTGAGGTGAGAGCATTCAGATTCGTTGTGCCGGACTGGTTGGTTTGTACCTTTGATTGCTCCTTGTTCTGGTGCTTTGGTGGTTATCGGCTCAATAATTTCACTCGCCATGTTAAAAGGGAAGTAGTGGTGCTGGTTTTGCATGTCTCAAATGTTTGCTTTTTGGTTGCGCCGGTGGCGGTGGGGGCAATTTGTGTTGGGCTAGATCATGTGCTACTTGGCTCCTTTTGAGTGTTTTGCCGCTGATGTTTGATGAATATAGACGGATAGCTTTTGAATTTAAAGATTCACTTCTGATTAAAATCAACCAGGATTTATGAAATAGACGATGATTTTGGAACCAAAGACGGAACGCTGTTCAAATTAGCTCATCCCTACAGGTTGTTTGTCAAATGGCCAGTAAAGCTGCACTTTTATACCTAGCGATCCATCAGTTTTGACATAATTATGTAGCTAGATCTCCTTCTACGGATGTTGGAGCCCCATCATTCTAGATAGATGGGAAAGCATCCCTGAATC from the Phoenix dactylifera cultivar Barhee BC4 chromosome 14, palm_55x_up_171113_PBpolish2nd_filt_p, whole genome shotgun sequence genome contains:
- the LOC103698388 gene encoding probable transcription factor PosF21, encoding MEKDKSPVHGGVGGGGGGLPPPSSRYTVFASPSRSFPVKCEASSSSSIAGAAPESGHFSRAAVPDAGQFSHDISGMPDYPPRNVGHRRAQSEILSLPDDISFDSDLGVVGSGEGPSLSDETEEDPLSMYLDMDKFTSFSETSGLDLPGIETSVTAPAPAPSFPCHTENSASASKERPRVRHQHSQSMDGSTTIKPEMLASGSEGPSLAETKKAMSAAKLADLTLVDPKRAKRIWANRQSAARSKERKMRYISELERKVQTLQTEATTLSAQLAMLQRDTTGLTAENNELKLRLQTMEQQVHLQDALNDALREEVQRLKIATGQAVPSGGQMINFGPSFGATQQYYQHNPAMQSLLAAQQLQQLQIHSQHLQQMHLQQHQPQVQQQQQQSPAELKMKGVMTSQRESTSDNSTSQE